In one window of Arachis ipaensis cultivar K30076 chromosome B06, Araip1.1, whole genome shotgun sequence DNA:
- the LOC110263479 gene encoding uncharacterized protein LOC110263479 produces MNQNQNQRRYNSKYSNNNRGTGRVSFMQRGDYTVRSRGYGRMNSGITGSNRGRRYGRRFNRQYNSENSQSQQRTSANLATSNFRVDEATIYDLNWHPNFGA; encoded by the exons atgaatcagaatcagaatcaaagaAGGTACAATTCAAAGTACTCTAACAATAATAGAGGAACTGGTAGGGTGAGTTTTATGCAAAGAGGCGACTATACAGTTAGAAGCAGAGGCTATGGCAGGATGAATTCTGGCATAACAGGTTCAAATAGAGGAAGACGATATGGCAGAAG GTTTAACAGACAGTACAATAGTGAAAACTCTCAATCACAGCAAAGAACAAGTGCTAATCTTGCAACAAGTAACTTTCGTGTAGATGAAGCAACAATTTATGACCTGAATTGGCACCCAAATTTTGGTGCataa